The Anguilla anguilla isolate fAngAng1 chromosome 2, fAngAng1.pri, whole genome shotgun sequence genome contains the following window.
GCtccattttctgctttttccatttcattcacaGTCCTAGCACAGATCCACAACAAAAACGCTGCAGCTGTGTCGCCTCGGATAGCTGGGATCTTCTCTCTCCTTGCTTGTAAAATACGTTAGTTAACATTTTACAGTCTATATTTACTTTATTATATCGAAGTACCGGACAACAACTATATAGACGCTAATACAAGCTAAACATAAGCAACAGTAAAACCGATTTCCATGAAGGTTTGTTATTAAATCCACCGGCAGCCACCCCAACGTCTGCCACGGacggaagccattttgaaatgtcGATGACGTCTACATGCTTGGTCTTGCTGGACAGGAAGAATGAGTTGAAGTGACATCTGCTGTCCAAATTGAGCTATTACATCTACAACGGAATGGAATTGCAATTAGCGTTGCATTTCAGTGACgtactattttgttttttgtttttcttttgtttttttccatagcACACGCCTTCTAGAGCGATTTGTGAATTGTTACGCAGTTTAAATGTGCTCAGTTTACTGCAGGTAATTGCAAGACGCTACTGTCGCTGTACATTGCGGCTTGGTATATGGCTTGTGATGTATAACCAACGCTTTCAGTTTGACCAAAACATgtctgaaatgtatttgcataatTTGTCACAAATTATTATcaatttgtgttatttatatCCATTCTGGTATtggcttatttttttaacctcttgTACATTCAGTCTAGATATAGTTTAAAAGGTTAAGTCCTACAGAAGGCTATACAAACAACAGAACACGTTGCTCAGTCCAAAACAATGATAGGCTATGTTAGGTTCTTCTTTCTCTGTACTTAAGGTTGGCCAAACTCATCATGACATAGACATGCCACCTGATCTCTTTCAGTCACATGCAATCCATGCAGGTGAACTTTCTAAAGAATGCAACCTATGTATTTTTGCCTACTggattcataaatatttaaataatttgcacGTGCTATCCTTTTCAATGGAGCTGACTAACCCAGTCCACATACTAGATTACTGAAGCAGCATTGAATCGTCACCAAAGCCCAAATAATGCACCTAAATGTGATGACCTGAATTCTATTGTGTGGGACCTTAATCAATGTTGTTAGCTTTCAAAGGGGCATTGTGCTCCCttactatttaaatgtaaatgtatctTGCTCTTATCCACATTTACATTCTTTTCATGTATGATATTGaatatttcctaaattatttgtGATCACCTGACTCCAATAGATGTACAAAAGCcagcagatttatttatttggtgtgGGATATTTTTATATGGCATTATGAAGagatttattattcatttattcatttatttgctgttaTTGGCATCTGTAAACATAAGGACCTGTGTTTTTCCAGTGAAAGTCAATGAAGCTATTAtgaagctgagaaataagaaaaaaaccttacaggctaaccaaaatcaactgtttggagtATTATTAAGAGGAAAGAGAGCTCAATAAGcgcagtaattgcaaagggcctgatAGCCACAGAAAAGCTCTACAGCTGATAATCAAATAATTCTtatcataatgaagaaaaaaaaccctgaacacctgtctgacagatcagaaggcggaacactcttcaggaggaaGGTGTGGATGTGTAAGTGACTACTGTCAGCAGAAGATTGCACAAACAGAACTACCGAGGCTGCACTGCAAGATGAAAACAGCCAGGTTACAATATGCTTACAAATACCTGAAAAAGCCTGCtaagttctggaaaaaaaagtcttatggacagatgagaacAAGATTCAGTTGTATCGAGTGATTGCAAGAGCAAGGTGGCCAAAATGAATTGTCCAAGATCTAAAGTATACTAATCTGTGAAAgatggcggtggtggtggtgggggagggggaggggatatttgggcatgtatggctgctgcAGGtcctggctcacttgtcttcctTGATGATGTAACTGTGACACTTCATTCTACAGGAAGACAAatatcccaaacatactgctaaagcgaTAAAGAaatttttcaaagccaaaaaattGGACATTTTTGATTGGACAAGTCACTCACCTGGTCTGAATctaattgaacatgcatttcatatgctgaagagtaaacttaaggcaactagcatCCAAaagaagcaggagctgaagatggctgcagtacatgcCTGGCAgtgcatcaccagagaagatactctgCTCCTGGTGATATCTCTGGcccacagacttcaagcagccattgcatgcaaaggatattcaacaaagtactaaacatgactactttcctttatataacattaatatgactcaaacattatggtgcccttaAATGaccaaatgtgaattgttttattacaaatctaaaattatggagtacagagacaaataaaAAGATGTGTTTGTCTCAAACGTTATAGAGGGCACTGTACATTATCACATTCAGGATCAATAACTGCCTTTTATTGCTTCgggaagaaataaaacaatacaaagaaCTAGTGCTGAAAAACGAATATTTTACTTGTAGCTATAATCGATTAACATACAACCCTCACAAAAAGGAACAATAGTCCGTGTTGACAGGAACACGAACAGGCTCCTGGttgtgaaggggagggggttcTCTCCCAAGCCTAGGTCAACAATATTAAGGTAGCCTAATGAAGAATACACGAAACCGTCAGTAGAGGGCATTCTATCACACATGTGAAATGGTGCCAGCATTAAAAAGATTTGGTGCAATTATTGCCTCATCAAAACAAAAAGGGAGTTTAACTTGACATCTACAATTATGCTCATTGCTCAGTGAGAGCGTGTGAAAACACGTGTGAAGTCTCATTGCGCGATCAAAAAAATTGGAATAAGAGATATTCTTGCATTGAATTTCTGGCCTATGCTATGTGGAGGTAAACTAACAGTCGCTTGCCAATGGAATTCAGTGCAAAGGCCCTGCATTaatttaaactgtttttaagagaacagcacacacattaaaatcagGCCTAGTATCCCTATAGGCTACTGAATTTGTCAATTAATGGAAAGATTATTGCACAATCTGTTCTCATCTGTTATCCAAAAGGCAATTCTCCACACTTCATTTTTCACATGTGCAGCGCACGCTAGTAATGGTTTTTATGCAAATCAGCCTTCACCACCTGAACCTATATGTTTAAATAACACCAGTTTCagcaaaaggaaaagaaagaattgTTATTGCCACAGGGCGCACATATTTAAACGGTAGGTTATGTTTAAAGTCTGTTAAATAAAAGGTGGTTCATATATCATGGTTTCACTGCTGAGTACCCTGACACGCAGTACGTTAGATTAATTGTTAAAGCGCTCGTAAAAGCTTAGTTCAAAACACCAACTTTCGACACATATATTCTTTACATGCACAAACAAGTGCCAGGCCTCGAATGTACATAGTATTGGGGTCAATCATTTAAATTGATAAACGAGCAAAATCAATAACCAATatatcacaaacacatttttgaggCAATGATTCTTTCCTCGCAACAAAGCTCAAACTTAACAGTTTCAGTCGAACTGAGCTGCCAATCAAGAACAAACGCGGTGCTTTTTTGCTTAAACGTGCCCGAGACAAGAGAGATGTGCAAACAAAAACGGAGCACGGAAAAATAGCCAACGGTTAAATTGCAAAGAGGAATCAGCACCTGTTGCCTTGTCAAAACGTTGGTGTCTAACTCTTAGCGTTTCTGCTTTGGTACGACCAGGCACCGAGAGTCCCTATTCGGCGGAATTCTGGATTATTGAAAAATTGAAACCAATCATGCGCCACTGTCTTCACAAAAGGGAGGATTGGCACTTTCAGTGCATAGTCACACCGATGCAGCGCCCAAATCGCGGAGGGTAAAAAACGAAGAGAAAACAGACATTGTTgcagattatttatttgcctaTCTAAAGCTTATCCTTGATCTTTGGACTACATGGTGAAAGTAGCGAGGTTTATTAAGAAACTACGTATTTAAAATACGTGCGGGGAGATAGACAACATCCACTAAAACCAAAACCATGTAAATTCACAATTTATCGACTTGCATAAAGGTATGGCAATGGATTTAACGGCTACCAAATCATATATTACATGTATAGGCCTAAGTCATGTAAGTGTTGAATCAAAGCATTTCTAAAACAAGTCTACTCATGGAAAACTTTACAAACGAAAGTCATGTTTTTGCGGAAGGTACTGAAGCGGACAGCACTGGACTCAGCATCCGCGCGCTGACAGGTTGCGTTCTGTTTCTTCTGATTGTCTCCACTTTATTAGGAAACACGCTGGTGTGCGCTGCCGTTATTAAATTCAGGCACTTGAGATCTAAAGTAACCaacttttttgtaatttctctGGCAGTGTCAGACCTATTTGTGGCAGTTCTTGTGATGCCTTGGAAAGCTGTCTCGGAGGTGGCTGGGTATTGGCTCTTTGGCAAATTTTGTGAGACGTGGATAGCTTTTGACATCATGTGCTCCACTGCATCTATTCTAAATCTTTGTATCATCAGTGTGGACCGATACTGGGCCATTGCAAGCCCCTTTAGATATGAACGTAAGATGACACAAAGAGTTGCTTTTATCATGATCGGTGTAGCGTGGACTTTGTCAATACTCATCTCTTTCATACCTGTCCAACTGAACTGGCATAAAGCGGAGGAGGACTACGCAGATGATAACAGCAGCAACCACACTGAGGACTGCAACGCAAGCTTGAATAGTACCTATGCGATATCATCGTCGTTGATAAGTTTTTATATTCCTGTTGTGATAATGATTGGCACCTATACAAGGATTTACAGAATCGCCCAAACACAAATCAGACGAATATCTTCCTTAGAACGAGCCGTGGAGCAAGCACAGAGTCACCAACACCCAAGTGACTGCGCTAATGAGAACTCtctcaaaacaacatttaaaaaggaaactaaAGTTCTGAAGACGCTTTCGATCATCAtgggcgtgtttgtgttttgctggCTGCCTTTTTTCGTGTTGAACTGCATGGTACCTTTCTGTGACATTGGTGAAATTGGGGACCCTCTGTGTGTAAGTGACAGTACTTTTAACATTTTCGTATGGTTCGGTTGGGCCAATTCTTCATTAAATCCAGTCATATACGCCTTTAACGCTGATTTCAGGAAAGCATTTTCAACCATACTGGGTTGCAACAGGTTCTGCTCCAGTGCTCCTGTTGAAGCTGTTAATTTCAGCAATGAGTTAGTGTCGTACCACCACGACACTACGTTGCAGAAAGACGCACCCATTGCCTTCACTACCGCCCAGCTTCCTTCGGTAGTACCCAACAACGGGGAAGACGTGGACTTACCCTTTGATAAAGTTTCTGTCATTTCAAACGCGTCCCGTAATCACAGGAACCTGCTTCTCCCGGCAATCGTCCAGTTTGAATGTGAAGCAGAAATTTCCCTGGATATGATGCCGTTTACCACGACTGGAGCCAACGAATGTTATGCAATTCCTGGTCAGATAGGGGATTAGTGGTTTTTACCTCGCGAACATTTCCTAAGTGTTAATTGCCATAAATTTTAAGGAGCTTTTAatctaaacaaaacatttcattgcTAGATGTATGACAATCCATTTCAGTATTATCATATTATCATACGCTGCTTAATTTCAAGCAGCATGCATAAAAGCTAATCTAACTATGTTATCACCTAgaacaaagttttaaaacagAGTTgcttaatttaattacaaagGATCAATGTCTACAGCAGGGAAAGGTGCTGTTCTAATCAGTTTTACTCCTGGTAGTTTGTTTGCACAGTATTTCAATTGTCCTTCAAAATCAGCCCTTAAAATGTAAACCACAAATTACGCATAGGAACTACACACTATGACCTATTTTATCTGAGAACTGATTGTTTTCTAAAATTCACGAAAGTATTTATTACCAGGTAAACCTGTTAATAATTTcgtaaaataattatataaccTATGTGAGACTATGTACTTCCAGTAAAATTTAACCTATAGTAGACTATCGGTGTGACCACTGATTAATTTGTTCATTACCAGTCAGATTTCAAATGcatcatttgcatttcagtAAACATTTACAGCGTACATCGGTATAATAGCGCAGTTTACAATTATCTAGTGATAGCCCATATACCAAAACGTAATAGCGTTTAAACCGTACTTTTGTATAAGAGCATGTCGGAAGAATAATAGTTCATCAGTTTTGAAATATAGATGAATGTTGTATGTTTGTCTGATCGACACTATAATGTATTTATCATTTCGTAATGTATCCTGTCACTCATATGTACTTTTCAGATTATTTATGAAGATGTATTGAGTGGATATGGATGTATTAGGgctccctttaaaaaaatatatttttaaatcttgttGGACGTTGGAGTGGGGATTTTGAAATTTACATTGGCCTTGATACTTCTCACACTGTTGCAGATAGGCTCCTTGATCTGGATAAGAATGTAATGCTGTGTCCTTTCATCTCATAAATAAATCTGAGACATTTTTCATGATTCTCTCAGTGCCTTTTTTTAGATACAGAAAATTCAGACTGTCattcatgaaatgcatttgaataatgctttttaatgcattaaaaaattaatttttaaaattttcaatgaCATGAAtctacttgaaaatgaaaataagcagGTTTAAACCACTGTGAGAGGAGTGCAAGGACCTTTTCCAGAAATAACCACGGAACTCAGCAGGCAAAAAACCATACTGTAATTTGTAGTTGAACAAAACTACCTCGCCCAGAGAAAGTGGCTTGTCTGAACACAAAGGGAATCTGTTTTTTGTAGACATGATCTTAGGCCTGAAGTGTGGTAAGCAGTGCTAAAGCAATAGACTGGACTGGAACAGAAGcttgactgtgccagtgctacCTGAGGCTAAGAGTTAGTCTTCATGCTGATTGGTCAAATATTGCCCTCGTTATCCCATTTGGTGTATTCCTATGGCCCAATGGCTGAGCTGAGTGATGATAAGCAATGGCTAGCTGCTTGGCTGGTCTCCCAATTTGTCTTAAGGATGTTGCATAAAAGGTTTGGGATGACAGTTACAACCAAATAAGAATATAAGAACAGAATGGAAACGTTATTGtccacaaaatttaaaaatgtgcttttggcTTCACAATGACATACCATATACTCAAAATACCTAGTGGGCAACATAAACAGAACAAGTTAAAGCTCCACcaagtttttttaatgctatgACAGAACTAACAGGCTGAATCCAGGTAACCTGCACTTAGATAGGATTTCCTCGTGTTGTCAGCCACATTGGAAATATGTGTCGTCAGTGTAATCCTCAAATATCTCAACTTTTAGTTTAAGTATGTATTTgaactcaaaataaaatgtcctggACTTCCTTGTGGAGTGCAGAGATCTGGCTAGATGCAGGGTTTGAAGATTGAGCTGCAGTATGGTGGTGCTGTTACATTAAATGCCCTGTAGGCTGGCACCAATGGTTTTAAACTTAATGCGCGCAGTAACAGTCagctaattaaatgaaatgaggaGGGGTGTGACTTCTGCATGCAGGTCCGTTGCTAGCGGGGTGAAAGGCTATAACAATTCTAGGGGCCATATCTTGGGGACCCACTgctaaaaaaattcaatttgatttattaaaaaaggcGGATCCAGAGCAATATTCTTTCAGTGGGCCTTGCTATGCTCCTGTGTGCATATTTGAGAAAATCGCTGACAAGTTGTGCTGCTGCATTGTTTATTAGCTGCAGGGGTTTCGAGGCATAGACAGGCGGACTGAACTGTCACGAGAATTGCAATACTGTGGACATGAATCAAGATCAGAGATTGAGAACCAGGATACTAAAAATCTAAGACTGATGTTATATGCGCACAAAGTCACATGTTCAATGGGTGTATTATTTTTTGATCGATCAGTTTTGAAGTACTGTATGGAACGATGACATTGCACTACCTGATTGATGTCCAGCCTGCCTGTgtctcactaatgctctttaACGTAACACAATTTTCCAGAGTGTTCATTGAACTGTATAGTAAATCAGggtaacatttcaaaatgaatgattttaatCCAGGTTTCGTGGTCCTCTTTACATAGATTAAATGAG
Protein-coding sequences here:
- the LOC118220097 gene encoding D(5)-like dopamine receptor; its protein translation is MENFTNESHVFAEGTEADSTGLSIRALTGCVLFLLIVSTLLGNTLVCAAVIKFRHLRSKVTNFFVISLAVSDLFVAVLVMPWKAVSEVAGYWLFGKFCETWIAFDIMCSTASILNLCIISVDRYWAIASPFRYERKMTQRVAFIMIGVAWTLSILISFIPVQLNWHKAEEDYADDNSSNHTEDCNASLNSTYAISSSLISFYIPVVIMIGTYTRIYRIAQTQIRRISSLERAVEQAQSHQHPSDCANENSLKTTFKKETKVLKTLSIIMGVFVFCWLPFFVLNCMVPFCDIGEIGDPLCVSDSTFNIFVWFGWANSSLNPVIYAFNADFRKAFSTILGCNRFCSSAPVEAVNFSNELVSYHHDTTLQKDAPIAFTTAQLPSVVPNNGEDVDLPFDKVSVISNASRNHRNLLLPAIVQFECEAEISLDMMPFTTTGANECYAIPGQIGD